One window of bacterium genomic DNA carries:
- a CDS encoding DEAD/DEAH box helicase: protein MSLEHSRQLPERPPHITEVKANTLYTALSVKEGKEIVSTVAQQSLFPDEDAQTSVVKVRGYEREIPKTIEEFAIQSGREKILRTKTFRFIPGQIAALLELDASEQNAVVAASTGAGKSYVALALAAKYLQEEDHSKVLYITRQKPLVEQVMRDAQHSLTLAAGVWQRLRALHRPVSERPSMRAMPDSCSLRLKQFKMISA from the coding sequence ATGAGTCTTGAGCATAGTCGACAACTCCCGGAAAGGCCTCCTCATATAACGGAAGTTAAGGCAAACACGTTGTACACGGCTCTCTCCGTAAAGGAAGGAAAAGAGATAGTATCAACCGTTGCTCAACAGAGTCTATTCCCAGATGAAGACGCACAAACGAGTGTAGTAAAAGTACGAGGCTATGAGCGAGAGATTCCAAAAACAATCGAAGAATTTGCTATTCAGAGCGGAAGAGAAAAAATCCTTCGGACGAAGACCTTTCGATTTATACCGGGTCAGATAGCAGCGCTACTCGAGCTAGATGCGAGTGAGCAAAATGCAGTCGTCGCGGCCAGCACAGGTGCGGGCAAAAGCTATGTAGCTCTTGCGCTTGCTGCCAAGTATCTTCAAGAAGAAGACCATTCCAAAGTACTTTATATTACTCGACAGAAGCCATTAGTTGAACAAGTCATGCGGGATGCTCAGCACAGCCTAACGCTTGCTGCAGGAGTATGGCAGCGCTTACGGGCGCTACACCGGCCAGTAAGCGAAAGACCATCTATGCGAGCAATGCCCGACTCCTGTTCGCTACGCCTCAAACAATTCAAAATGATCTCGGCATAG
- a CDS encoding glycosyltransferase family 1 protein codes for MNILFVHRVSDRSEASLLEWMCQLGDRVTLITDPQEPRMSIFEGLGAHVIPMRIRHRLDFKAMRIIRRLCREKPIDVIYSSFNAGLSTSLFAVRGLPTRVIGYRGTLGNLSRWDPASYLTHLNSRLSGIISNCPPVENFLKSLGISQKRLTTIFKGHEETWYETQQSAIAKSTLQLPENHLIVGVVANIRPLKGIDSLLVAMKPLFEEFPVTLLLVGDDREAATAKRVQELGLQNSVRLLGFREDAAQIATLFDIVCMPSTRREGVPRSVVEAMSHGKPAIVTDVGGLPYIVKDKENGLVVPPNDPDSLREALRCLLNDTNLRESYGMNSKTRFRSMFQLKNYHEQMREFFEIAPF; via the coding sequence ATGAATATTCTCTTTGTGCACAGAGTCAGTGATCGCTCCGAGGCAAGCCTGCTCGAATGGATGTGTCAGCTGGGTGATCGCGTGACACTGATTACCGATCCTCAAGAGCCTCGGATGTCTATTTTTGAGGGTCTGGGGGCGCACGTAATACCAATGCGAATACGCCATCGACTCGATTTTAAGGCGATGCGTATCATTCGAAGGCTGTGTCGAGAAAAACCGATTGACGTGATCTATTCGTCATTTAATGCGGGATTATCAACGTCACTTTTTGCTGTTCGAGGGCTTCCTACCAGAGTCATTGGGTACCGCGGTACATTGGGAAATCTCTCCCGATGGGATCCCGCCTCTTATTTAACTCATCTCAATTCACGGCTCTCTGGGATTATTAGTAACTGTCCACCGGTAGAAAACTTTTTAAAGTCACTCGGCATCTCGCAAAAACGGCTTACCACCATCTTTAAGGGACATGAAGAGACGTGGTATGAAACGCAGCAGTCTGCTATTGCAAAAAGCACGCTTCAGTTGCCTGAAAATCACCTGATTGTAGGGGTAGTTGCTAATATTCGACCGTTAAAAGGGATCGACTCTCTTCTGGTGGCTATGAAGCCATTATTTGAAGAATTTCCTGTTACTCTTCTCCTCGTAGGTGATGATAGAGAAGCAGCCACTGCAAAGCGGGTTCAAGAATTAGGGCTACAGAACTCCGTCCGACTCCTGGGTTTTCGAGAAGATGCTGCACAAATTGCTACTCTTTTTGATATTGTCTGTATGCCATCCACAAGAAGAGAAGGAGTCCCTCGCTCAGTTGTTGAAGCTATGAGTCACGGAAAACCTGCAATTGTAACAGATGTCGGTGGACTTCCATATATTGTCAAAGATAAAGAGAATGGCCTAGTAGTACCGCCGAATGATCCCGACTCCTTGAGAGAGGCTTTACGATGCCTTCTTAATGATACTAATCTGCGGGAATCTTATGGAATGAATAGTAAGACCCGCTTTCGCTCGATGTTTCAGCTGAAGAATTATCACGAGCAGATGAGGGAATTTTTTGAAATCGCGCCCTTTTGA
- a CDS encoding glycerol acyltransferase: MNDLDNQMSYRTSRDPFFKRLVIASVERCTGAHHMQRLYTEILSRIGAGGQFWDETLRVMSIDVLLHGEEHLSRVSGSGGVLVIANHPFGIVDGLVASQVAYKLRRNFKILVNHVLTFEPSLNEYLLPIDFRDTKEARRRNVQSRQAALEALDRGEAVILFPGGGVATRRFGFGALEELPWGTLVAKLAVQSNAQIVPLYFHGENSFLFHFASQIHINLRLALFIHETRKMIGRSVRADIRPVITPEEISNFQSRIDIVSFLKSHTEGNGI, translated from the coding sequence ATGAACGACCTCGATAACCAGATGAGTTACCGGACCAGTAGGGATCCCTTTTTCAAAAGGCTCGTGATTGCCTCGGTTGAGCGGTGCACTGGAGCTCACCACATGCAGAGATTGTATACAGAGATTCTCTCGCGTATTGGAGCAGGAGGACAATTTTGGGATGAGACTCTCAGAGTGATGTCTATTGATGTGCTCTTACATGGAGAAGAGCATTTGTCGAGAGTTTCTGGTTCCGGTGGAGTATTAGTCATTGCAAATCATCCATTCGGAATCGTTGATGGATTAGTTGCATCGCAAGTCGCATATAAGCTGAGAAGAAACTTTAAAATTCTTGTAAATCACGTTTTAACCTTTGAGCCGAGTCTCAATGAGTATCTCTTGCCAATTGATTTTCGAGATACAAAAGAAGCCAGAAGACGGAATGTTCAATCGCGTCAGGCAGCTCTTGAAGCACTGGATCGAGGTGAAGCCGTAATACTGTTTCCTGGCGGAGGGGTCGCTACTCGTCGATTCGGCTTTGGAGCTCTCGAAGAGCTTCCATGGGGTACTCTTGTTGCAAAGCTTGCGGTTCAGTCTAATGCTCAGATAGTTCCCTTGTATTTTCATGGCGAGAATTCATTTCTATTTCATTTTGCAAGTCAGATTCATATCAATCTTCGCCTTGCATTATTCATTCATGAAACACGAAAGATGATAGGGCGTTCTGTCCGTGCTGATATCAGACCCGTTATTACACCTGAGGAAATTTCAAACTTTCAATCTCGAATTGATATAGTCTCATTTCTTAAGAGCCATACAGAAGGAAACGGAATCTAG
- a CDS encoding M23 family metallopeptidase, which produces MKIILTLFTLLTTFLALAFFFPVSIGSSRYVDFTSPSITIEQRGGELSLKVSDDLNAIVSVRYLVQQSGETQIEGEILHEASPLLNTHELSLDLGTLQGSLAEGAAEVIVTAQDAAIWGNVFRITAPITLDFSAPSIEVLSQQHRIFAGGAELVLFQAADNMSLKEVWLSAYQDKIFAPFKLIDAYPELDLPERLYGVLFATPRGLAREKFQPTLHATDNFGNSTERVLSLRFEEQAYRRTSPKLSSSFLSRKIPPLVKEMKQDGYLAAQTPLSDLDGFKVVNEQYREKLVGEISTAMEKAGIRADIPTQHFQRPMAGTLTSRFGEFRTYLFEGKSISTSFHDGQDIASVVADNVRATAAGNVLLAEQLGIYGNTILIDHGAGITSLYGHLSSFAVQAGETVNQGDLIGQSGTTGLAGGDHLHFEIRIQGVPVTPIEWWDPKWFQDNIEQKLTKLLEPYTSG; this is translated from the coding sequence GTGAAAATTATCCTTACTCTTTTTACTCTTCTTACGACGTTTCTTGCTCTAGCCTTCTTCTTTCCAGTCTCCATCGGGAGCTCACGGTATGTAGATTTTACCTCTCCCTCTATTACGATTGAACAACGGGGAGGAGAACTCTCTCTCAAGGTCTCTGACGATCTCAATGCAATCGTTTCGGTACGCTACCTAGTACAACAAAGCGGAGAAACACAAATTGAAGGAGAAATACTGCATGAAGCTTCTCCTCTCTTGAATACCCATGAACTATCGCTCGATCTCGGAACGCTACAAGGTTCGCTGGCAGAGGGAGCTGCTGAAGTTATTGTAACAGCACAAGATGCAGCGATCTGGGGTAATGTCTTTCGAATAACGGCTCCAATTACGCTTGATTTTTCTGCTCCGTCAATTGAAGTACTCTCTCAACAACACCGCATATTCGCGGGCGGAGCAGAGCTTGTACTGTTTCAAGCTGCCGACAACATGTCGCTAAAAGAAGTATGGCTCTCTGCTTATCAAGATAAGATCTTTGCACCGTTTAAACTTATCGATGCCTATCCCGAACTTGATTTGCCAGAAAGGCTTTATGGAGTTCTGTTTGCTACCCCTCGTGGTCTCGCTCGTGAGAAATTTCAGCCTACACTACATGCCACTGATAATTTTGGTAATAGCACCGAGCGTGTCTTATCGCTTCGTTTTGAAGAACAAGCGTATCGCAGAACATCACCAAAACTCTCTTCTTCGTTCCTCAGTCGCAAAATACCCCCTCTCGTTAAAGAAATGAAACAAGATGGGTATTTAGCAGCTCAAACTCCTTTGAGTGATCTTGACGGATTCAAAGTAGTTAATGAGCAATACCGCGAAAAATTGGTAGGTGAGATAAGTACAGCGATGGAGAAAGCTGGAATACGAGCTGATATTCCTACTCAACACTTTCAGCGACCGATGGCAGGAACATTGACTTCACGATTTGGTGAATTTCGAACCTATCTGTTCGAAGGAAAGTCAATCAGCACCTCTTTTCATGATGGTCAGGATATTGCCTCAGTAGTTGCAGATAATGTGCGTGCAACAGCAGCTGGAAACGTCTTGTTAGCAGAACAACTTGGTATCTATGGAAATACTATCCTTATTGATCATGGAGCTGGAATTACAAGCCTCTATGGACACCTCTCTTCATTCGCTGTTCAAGCGGGTGAAACGGTGAATCAAGGAGACCTGATCGGACAAAGTGGTACGACGGGACTAGCTGGGGGTGACCATCTTCACTTTGAAATCCGCATACAGGGCGTGCCCGTTACGCCCATCGAGTGGTGGGATCCAAAGTGGTTTCAAGACAATATCGAACAGAAGCTTACCAAGCTACTCGAACCCTATACTTCGGGTTGA